Proteins from one Mytilus galloprovincialis chromosome 11, xbMytGall1.hap1.1, whole genome shotgun sequence genomic window:
- the LOC143052869 gene encoding uncharacterized protein LOC143052869, producing MLSHGEYLSYENRLSLGGPCRAGKSTLASVLIDEEIPLKWNSTDGLVIFFGRNGIDIEHKKMVPLKKGERGHEVYAKILRGKPDLCKSPDLEKRQQILAPEETGQAFYLDVATPVSTVKYKQRDDASGHRSTVKVADKTSASSIKLLPGHFEPQVTSASLSTVTTELESLEFQKLQLQSSILDEVRNGKYKIDIAPSDLIDFGGQKSYDMTHQLFIQHKGSFLLMFDGRYGLYNQLKDYPEGVTAASILKHWVDSILTYTADTDEIMPMILFAATHRDMCGGDTKKMKECFLADIKEMFSSHEKKIHIHLETLYFINGVDKNDVEIQRMTDQIVIFAMKQSSWGQRRPMQWVPLELQISNMKMKNINILTKENLQQVNELNTDLALNENQMDDFLLVQHSLGKLMYYNLPGLDKFIIIHPPALVNILRSFVTDEQFWPADMDLRYILETMTKTGRIYKRDLLKIWEQPQFNQYMQDDAIKEFVLKLLVHLDILVVPKAFKQSSADVYIVPCMIKATRPDFNNLGSQREKTICLKYILSDSSIPSALAYKVIGAAVIAWPLKEDKNKPCLYHKAAVLNVSEDDELRIWVDDNRVNIYLTNKESLLSISPDVAASIQECLTKNIESSLLFYHNSFGNNIKPTNVLELYSFAVGIPCGNDVCFTSLQKINKVKSWKCDKDIVHDTKCLLYWIFDKNQQMCEVGEDGCTGLSSDDLGTEPSDKHLVRLGSQIGIHTFKQFFIQLGMTTRQWENTEDMYCSHSREGIMSMALVKWKESKLSNLEKPTLNDLAEALTAANLNTHFICQVFREKTKLLDIADLKLQEPPSDDVLKKLSNQIGNCALQLGIELGISFYEVEKSVVKFPKDLSGLIEDILKKWKATSKIKTTHSLMMALLRVDGGGVQYLHKITK from the exons ATGCTTTCACACGGAGAATACCTGTCTTATGAAAACCGTTTGAGTCTTG GTGGTCCATGTAGGGCTGGGAAAAGTACTTTAGCAAGTGTGCTGATTGACGAAGAAATTCCTCTGAAGTGGAATTCTACCGACGGACTTGTCATATTTTTTGGAAGGAATGGTATCGATATAGAACATAAGAAAATGGTTCCTCTTAAAAAGG GTGAACGAGGTCATGAAGTGTATGCAAAAATTCTTCGAGGTAAACCAGATTTGTGTAAATCGCCTGATCTTGAAAAAAGACAGCAAATATTAGCTCCTGAAGAGACAGGTCAAGCATTTTACTTAGATGTGGCCACACCTGTATCAACAGTCAAATACAAACAGAGAGATGACGCCTCTGGCCATCGTTCAACAGTTAAGGTTGCCGATAAGACGTCTGCTTCTAGTATCAAACTTTTGCCCGGACATTTTGAACCACAAGTTACCTCTGCAAGCCTTTCGACAGTAACAACTGAACTAGAATCATTAGAATTCCAGAAGCTGCAACTGCAATCGTCTATTTTAGACGAAGTAAGGAATGGAAAATATAAAATCGATATTGCACCGTCTGACTTGATAGATTTTGGTGGACAGAAATCATATGACATGACTCATCAACTGTTCATACAACACAAAGGATCATTTTTGTTGATGTTTGATGGTAGATATGGTTTATATAATCAGTTAAAGGATTATCCTGAGGGAGTTACTGCTGCGT CTATACTAAAACATTGGGTTGATTCAATTTTGACGTACACTGCAGACACAGATGAAATAATGCCAATGATATTGTTTGCAGCCACACATAGGGATATGTGCGGG GGAGATACAAAGAAGATGAAGGAATGCTTCTTGGCAGATATCAAAGAAATGTTTTCTAGTCACGAGAAAAAGATTCACATACATCTGGAGACGCTGTACTTTATTAATGGAGTAGATAAAAACGATGTAGAAATACAAAGAATGACAGATCAAATTGTCATATTTGCGATGAAGCAATCGTCTTGGGGTCAAAGAAGACCCATGCAATGGGTTCCTTTAGAGCTACAAATCTCCAACATGAAAATGAAGAACATTAACATCTTAACAAAGGAAAACCTCCAACAAGTTAATGAGCTTAATACAGACCTGGCTTTGAATGAAAATCAAATGGATGACTTTCTTTTAGTTCAACACTCACTCGGTAAGCTGATGTATTACAACCTTCCTGGATTAGACAAGTTCATCATTATCCACCCCCCTGCATTGGTGAATATACTTAGGTCCTTCGTGACAGACGAACAATTTTGGCCTGCAGATATGGACCTGAGATACATACTAGAAACAATGACCAAAACGGGAAGAATCTACAAGAGAGATCTTTTAAAGATTTGGGAACAACCCCAATTCAATCAGTATATGCAAGACGATGCAATCAAAGAGTTCGTCTTAAAGCTTCTTGTCCACCTGGACATACTAGTAGTTCCTAAGGCGTTTAAACAATCGTCTGCAGATGTGTATATCGTACCATGCATGATCAAAGCAACACGACCGGATTTCAACAACTTGGGAAGTCAAAGAGAGAAAACGATCTGCCTGAAATACATTTTATCTGATAGTTCGATACCTAGTGCACTAGCTTACAAAGTTATTGGAGCTGCAGTAATAGCTTGGCCATTAAAAGAGGACAAGAACAAACCGTGTCTTTATCACAAGGCCGCAGTGTTGAACGTAAGTGAAGATGATGAACTCCGAATCTGGGTAGACGACAATCGCGTGAATATTTATCTTACAAACAAGGAATCATTACTTTCTATCTCACCGGATGTTGCAGCAAGCATACAAGAATGTTTGACCAAGAATATTGAATCGTCTTTATTGTTTTACCATAACAGCTTCGGTAATAACATCAAACCAACAAATGTTTTAGAATTGTACTCGTTTGCAGTAGGCATCCCATGTGGCAACGACGTTTGCTTTACGTCTCTACAAAAGATCAATAAAGTAAAGAGCTGGAAATGTGACAAGGACATTGTCCATGACACAAAATGTTTACTGTACTGGATCTTTGACAAG AATCAACAGATGTGTGAAGTTGGTGAAGATGGATGTACAG GTCTCAGTAGCGACGATTTGGGAACAGAGCCAAGTGATAAACATCTAGTGAGACTGGGTAGTCAGATTGGTATACATACATTTAAACAGTTTTTCATACAATTGGGAATGACAACAAGGCAATGGGAGAACACTGAAGATATGTATTGCAGTCACAGTCGTGAAGGAATAATGTCAATGGCATTAGTTAAATGGAAAGAGTCTAAACTTTCAAACCTGGAAAAACCTACTTTAAATGACCTAGCAGAAGCCTTGACTGCAGCGAATTTGAATACCCATTTTATTTGCCAG GTTTTCAGAGAGAAAACGAAGTTGCTTG ACATTGCAGATTTAAAACTACAGGAACCCCCAAGTGACGACGTTTTGAAGAAGTTATCAAACCAAATAGGAAACTGTGCATTACAGTTAGGAATAGAACTAGGTAttagtttctatgaagttgagAAAAGTGTCGTCAAGTTTCCAAAAGATTTATCTGGTTTGATAGAAGATATATTGAAGAAATGGAAAGCAACCTCAAAAATAAAGACAACCCATAGTCTGATGATGGCACTTTTACGAGTAGATGGAGGTGGAGTACAGTACTTacacaaaattacaaaatga